The following DNA comes from Clarias gariepinus isolate MV-2021 ecotype Netherlands chromosome 7, CGAR_prim_01v2, whole genome shotgun sequence.
TATTACTGATTACATAGAACCTTGAATGTCTCCACAATATTCAGTGTTTATGATATTTATGTCTCATCAGCCACCTTTAACAAGATGCACTTTATGCATGGATGTTGTTAGGATTATGGGATTAACCACAAGCTTCACACCATCTATCTATCATCAGGCTTGCTCTGGAGCTGATTGTCTTGCTCGGATCCGGGGAGATCTCACAAAACAACACGCAAGGTGCTTAGAGAGATATCCAAAATGTTACTGCACAGACaggggtatatacagtatagagcaGTACAAACAAGCCGATACAATTTACAGGGTTAacagaaaaaacacagacatgttaTTTGCGAAACTAATCTATTACTGTCCTGGCACAACTTCTAGAGAGTCTTCTTTTACCATATAAGGGACATGATCAGAAATGGCAGAAGTACGTGCATTTGAAGACAGGCATCTTAACATAGCTTTAGGCACAAGTATATGATTACACAAGTTTCAGCATAGCTTATAGTTTGAGTCATAACATTATTGCACACACATAAGAATACACATTATGGATCATCATTAGAAATACTACTTATATTCCCTATATTCCCCACAGATGTAatatacagcacagtgaaaaggtatttgccccttcctgtttttttttttgaggaattCCTCAAAATTTGAGGAATGTGTGAAGGACATTAGACCCTAGATGCTTATTAATGTCCATCTACTTAattctgataagacagaagtactgatactaggaccacatgcagctaaaAGTAAGCTTGCCAGaactggcctttctgtttcctCGTGTACAGCAGTAAAATACCTTTGTATGATTTCggattccagtctttcatttgaagctaaTGTGGTTattattaccaggatagcattgtTTCATATCAGAAATATTTACAAGATAAGGAATATGTTTTCACCACCCAAGAAAAATTTGTTCATGCTTTTACCATCTCTAGGTTGGATTGCTGTAACTCCTTGTTCTTCAACTAGATGCATGAACAAGGTTCAGTTAGTCCAGTCCCACCAGAACCAAAAGATATGATCACatcaccagtgttgggggacgttactttttaaagtaactaattacattacaaaattactgtctttaaaaagtaatcagttacattacagcgttactttctgataaaagtaactagttcagtacttttctattgcagaaaatgaaaactcatttgtaattcctcatgcatgttgttttagtcaagacctttataattattctaccatcatcactcagcgaagtttggtcCATAATCtgatctcacctacgcggtttcgcacGGTAGCCATAAGTACGGTTCACAATTATTCACCACGAGTTTTGGCattgtgattaggtttccatctttctgcgcgttggtcctcgcatagtcaaaccgcgtaggtcatacacacttgcactacatatttatattttcatttcttgaccattgcacaagacactttaataagtcacttgTTATGCATATTTGTACACCCATAGTCAGTTccaaatttttacaaatttctattttttcttctatatttctatattttgtaatatttttattatgcccttatttgcacagtatattttactagttaaatttattttctttcatatttctttttatttatatttatttcttatgtataagcttttatttttttaaggttactggcggtcgtataagcatttcactgcatatcgtactgtgtatgactgtgtatgtgacaaataaaatttgaatttgaaattaggtgagatggggtataaCAGCATAaacaaaggggggggggggcgggtgCTATCAGGGGCTGGGCTTGAAGaatgattttcacacacacaccacactaacGGTTTGGGAATGACTGCcactcacggattacataaaccgtctgaataacagattacattttaaaaaatataactaaataactgagtacttaaatggcggacctaacgcgttagattactccttgcatcaaaaaagtaatccaagtactctaacgcattacacccaacactgcacatcacccaGTGAAATTTTGCGTTGTTGGTAACAGTTGGTGAACTCAAAAAAGTTCACTTTATGTCaactaaaacacattttcttttatacagTTGCACTTTTGacacttttgcacattttctAGTAACACCCAAATGTGGACTcattttgagtctggttcctcaaaAGGGATTGTCATTTGATAAGTAAGTATGAATGTGAAACTATAACCAGTATAATTTACAGTACGAGTCGTTTTACAGGAACTGTGACTTTTCTGTGAATTATAATTGCCTAAGTTAGCCAGAGCAAGAAGGGTGTTGTCTAGGTTCCTCAGAATGAGTGCTTAATTCCccttgaacaaaaaaaaaaatctgtgtttttttaaaacatgcttttGATAAGCTTTGTTTATtgcatgattattattttttttaaatacatttaatatttattatatgattttcatattttaggTGTGTTTCTGATTAGTGTCACCACTTTATTGTATGATTGTCTTTTACTGTAGTATGTTCATTATTTTTGGGAAACGTTTTTAATGCTTGTCTTCAGAAGTGCTATATAATGAaagttatttattacattagtaataaaagaaagtaaaaaatattaaaccgAAATATTAAGTACTAGTAAGTGGTAAGAAGGATCCATACATCAAGacacataatttattttattttattaaagtttgtgGAACCTAAAAACTGATTTCTATACTACTTCTATATTAAGGCACTGtcggctcagtggtaggtttctcacctagAAGATCCAGTACCGattccaagcccggataaaatgggagggttgcatcacgAAGGCCCTCCGGCATAagacctgtgccaagttgctgTGCGAAttagatggtccgctgtggtgacccctcgaCGGGAgtagccgaaagactaacaacatacTATTTctatattaacattaaaaatatttatagactATAGATTCATGCTAAAAAATCTGCTTATACTATATGAGGTGTACTAACATTAAAATTTAACTCCatgaattttctattggattaaggtctgaagactggctagaccactccatgaccttgaagtgcttattcttgagccactccttagttgccttggcagtatgttaggtgtcattttcatgctggaagacccatccacaacccatcttaaggaggttctcatccaaaattttacaacacatggcctcatccattggcccctcagtACAGCCaagtcaatctgtacctttagcagagaaacagccccaaatatgtggtgttcttagtgtcatagtcagcatttttcttcctccgaaAACAGCAAGTTGAGTTGATGAGAAAGTTTAacccaatctttctctgttcattggcaaacctcagacgggtctgtacatgtgtcttcttgaggagggGAAGTCTTGCTGTGCTGAAagatttcaatccatgcaggcgtattgtgttaccaatgttttgtttggtgactgtgctcccaactgccttgagatcattcacaagctcctcccgtgCAGTCCTGGACTGGTCCCtaatttttctcatgattattatCTTAatccatgaggtgaaatcttgcatatagggccattaatggttactttgtctttcttccatttgtaaataattgctccagcagttgtctccttctcaccaagcttctagctgatggtccTGTAGCCTATTCCCCCattgtgcaggtctaaaatcttgttcctgacttgctttgacagctctttggtcttgccgatggtggtgaggtttgaatggaagatagagattttgtggacaggtggattttatacacataccacattggtgttaggagcaccttcttaaattaatatgtgtaccacaagagcacataaccagtctgtgagaggcagaattattgttggttggtaggggatcaaatacttatttcccctcattgaaatgcaacttaatttataacatatgtatcatgtgctttttctggatttttggttgatattgtctcaatcctttaccataaacctatgataaaaattatagacccttcatttctttgtaagtgggcaaacttagaaaaattgtaggggatcaaatacttatttcccccactgtatatttTTGGAACCATGTGGACATATACACCCTTCAaccattaatattaaaaccactTACATGTTGTGCATCCATGGCAGTTCTGGCCCCTCAGGGTGTGGGTTATAGATAATGACACAgagtaaatgcaaatgtaaaagtattttaaatgcaATGTATCACATGTCTATCTTTAAACCTGTGTATTgctctaatgttaatgtgtcaATCCTACTTGTGACTTGCCCTGGTTCCTCAGAACAAAGAACTGGTCCCTGGTCATTCAGTTACTGTAAATCCAGGTTAAGCAACAATATTTCTGCTTGGTCAGACATTTATGATTTATGCAGCTATGCAAAGTTTGTCTGTAAGAAATCCCAGCCAATGAGAGTAAACACTGTACACATTGTCTCAGTCTGTGTATATAAACCCCATCATTCATCCCCAGATCTCCAAAGCAGCTCACTGATTCTTCTCtccgctctcgctctctctgtgcAGGTGAGTCACACTGATTACACCTCACCATCAGCAAGGAAATACATAGAATgtcaatacattttaataattatgatttgcattttttaaaattataccaAAATTTATTTCTTCACATGTTTAAAATGAGAAAACATGCACTGATTCAGTAGCTTTTGTAGTTTACTACAAACAGTTAGattttgattggtcagaaagtgttgattaattctctacaacatcagctctgacagtagtgcaggtttatattcaTTAGGTCAGTATAATGAAGTTTTCTTAAAGTAAGATGTTCATGTAACAttagtggaaggagtctctagttTCTGTGCTTTGTAtcagtcagaggtaaagctgtaactttaatCCTTAGGACAGACGAGTTTACTCTTCTTTCTGGTTTTTCAGTAACATAACAAGCTGGCATTTTATCTCTTATTAACTTCaagagagaataaagagagaCTGGTGAGGGAAtaagtgtttatagctgctataacattaGTTACCACAAAAACGTGTGTCCACAACCTTAaatgtaactacagtataaaaaagcATGAAATATTAAGGTATGAAATTATTACGTGATAAATCGCTTTGGTGTACGAAAATGAAAACAGAGGCATAAGCTGTTTTAGAGAAATAATCTTGCAGGTGATTCTGTCTTTTCTGTACAGAAACATGAACAAGAACTACTTGTCCATGGACGAAGAGCTCCGTAAAGGAGACTATCTGTTATCCAACAATGGAGAGTACAAGGCAGTCTTTCaggtagaaataaaattgaaaaggaTGCACTGAGGCTTATTTGCTTTTTcctaatttgatattttaaaaaattactttttgctGTTACTTCTTGTTTCAGGGCGATGGAAACTTTGTGGTCTACGGCTGGAAGCCTGTGTGGGCATCCAACACAGCTGGCATTAACGACGCCCAGCGCCTGATCATGCAAGGAGACTGCAACCTCGTCATGTACACACCACAGAAACCCGTGTGGGCCAGCGGCCAAACCCGGTCCAAAGTCAAAACCTGCCGACTGACTTTGGGCAACGATGGCATTCTTCTGATTGACAATGACTTTGATGAAGTGTGGAAATCCACcaagaaaaattaaaagcattGAAGTAAACTCCTAAGCACACTCAGAGCttcctacagtactgtatctgtAACTGTCAGTAAAGTTATCAATAAATCAGTAAAGCAAATCAACTGCTTGTGTCTGTGTCTCATTCTTAGAGTTATGAGCTGAACctctaaggagaaaaaaaattgtttttacgATAAGTAATAATTAGTATAAAAGTGCAAAATCCTTAGTCAGACatgaggagagagaaaaagagagaaaggagaattctacccagatgaggatgggttccctgttgagtctggttcctctcaaggtttcttcctattaccatctcagggagtttttccttgccaccatcaccatcttcctcggcttgttcatcagagacaatctgatcattttgattcatacacattcacatctcatacaaacttccataatttattttgattgtgtaaagctgctttgtgacaaagacaattgttaaaagcgctatacaaataaaattcaacaGAATTGAATTTTTTCTGAGGTTgagtgaaaaaataataaatttgacTGTTCCTTGATGAAATTGTGAAGTAGAGGGCGCAATGGCACACCGCTTTTCCtgaataaaacactgaaaacacatCATTTCTAGTTTGTATGGTTACAAAGTTGAGTGTGTGTACTCACTGTGATATTAGggaatgtgtgtatgagttgCAGTGTGTATATGGTGACTTGCACccgtgcatactgtatgtacaaatcTCAGAGGCACAGAGAATGTAATTAGCGTTAACTTCAAAGCCAACAGCACTCCTGTGTTATTAGAGGAACTGTATTTGGTAAAGCGTGGGTTCTTAGGTTGTTTGAGGGAGGAGGCTTTACACTTGTGAGAGTTTAATGTGTATATTTCACGTTTGCCAAAATGTTTCAAACAAGTTGTTTTGCTGAAAATCAGTGaaggattttaataaaaacctaTTATATTGTAAAGTCCAAAAAAGTGCTTAATTGCTCCCAAACAGTTTGACCAATGATGTCTATTTACAGGTTACAGGcaaatttaaatttagatttaaattttgtcacatacacagtacgatatgcagtaaaatgcttaaacaaccgcctgtgaccttaaaaaagattattaataggaaatatagaataaaataagaaataaaatatagaaaacctTTAGCtaagataaatatattttttaaacatattttttctgttccattatggtaaaatatagaaaactttagTGTGGAGATGAAATGGGATTTAAATGTCCGgggagtgtgcaaatatgcatgaacgTGTTTATGTGCAACGAgcaaaaatgaaatagaaatatgtgtaaatgtgcattAATGTGCAGGGGTGCagtgtccataagtgtccatagtgtccatgaatgtccagaCAGGAGGCCTGGCTGTCCTTTTTGATATAAGTATTGTGGGTGTAAACGACAAATTGAGCTCGCCTTGAGGAAAGAGCCAGGGGTAGAACTTTTGCTGAATCAGTGTAAAAGAGTGCACTGTACAAACCCAGTTACACAGATGCACACAGATCCTGTGTGGGAAGTTAAATTAAATAGAGAAATtgcaatgaaataatttttttttaaatataattaaaattaaaaatagagcggcacggtggtgtagggCGGCacggtctctgtgtgcatggagtttgcatgttctccccgtgcttggtgggtttcctccgggtacttcggtttcctcccacattccataGACATGTAGCTAaggttaattgatgttcccaaattgcccgtagtgtgtgaatgggtgtgtgtgtatgtgtgtgtgtcctgcgatggattggcaccctgtccagggtgtaccctgcctcatgccctaagcctcctgggataggctccaggtccccgcgaccctgaattcAGGATAAAGCGGGAGCAGCCAAAACACTAACAACAAAATACTATTTctatattaacataaaaaatatgtatagaCTATAGAttcatcctaaaaaaaaactgcttataCTATATGAGGTGTactaacatttaaatttaatcaaGTCCACTAAATCACTCCCTCCTCTAAAATACTCCCCTAAGCATAcacatacagtgggggaaataatcccctacagattttctaagtttgctcacttacaaagaaatgaagggtctataatttttatcataggtttatggtaaaggattgagacagaatatcaaccaaaaatccagaaaaagcacatgatacaaatgttatgaattaagttgcatttcaataaggggaaataagtatttgatccccaagcaaaacatgacttagtacttggtagagaaacccttgctggaaAGCCCAGTGGGAAGATGTTTCTTGTAGttttgcacacatcttgggatgcattttgataCACAATTCTTTAtagattttctctaaatgtttaaggtttctttcCTGTTTCTTTGCAACTCAAAGTTACAGCTCTCtgtgaattttctattggattaaggtctgaagacttgagccactccttagttgccttggcagtatgttaggtgtcattttcatgctggaagacccatccacaacccatcttcaggaggttctcatccaaaattttacaacacatggccttaccattggcccctcagtgcagccaagtcaatctgtacctttagcagggaaacagccccaaagcaaagaagatgagtgagtgagtgagtgagtgaaattataaattatcatttaaattaaacgaaaacaaaatgaaagtgtgaagtataaattatttaatgtttaaaacatggTGTGAATATGACCAGAGCAGTATGATTGATTTGAAAACAGGAAGTATAAAATTATAGGATATGTCTCTCAGCAGCAGTGTGATTCTCTGTAAAGTGCAAGTATATTAGtaggggtgtgtttgtgtgtgtgtgtgtgtgtgtgtgtgtgtgtgtgtgtgttgtgtgaacCACAAAAAGCAAGTCCAATCAATTTAGTCCTTAGTGTTGTTTTGGTTCAGAGCCTGAATAgtctgcaggaagaagctcctcctcagtctctctgtgccAGCTTTTAGGGATCAGAAGCACTTTCCTGACCACAAGAAAGTCCTTCACTGTTTTCCTGGTCTTGGTGCAGCAGCTCTTGCTGTAGATAGACTGTGGGTCAGTAAGTTAATCTGTCCCGTCTGGTGATCTTCCCAGTCCAGGCTATGGGAGAAAAACTTCCTAAGCACCTTGGAGAGCAGTCTAAAGTCCTCCAGATGTTTGAGGCAGTAAGGACAAAGACAGGCCTTCTTCACCACAGTGTGATGTGAACAACAAGGTATTGGAGGTGGTCTGC
Coding sequences within:
- the LOC128527957 gene encoding B-type lectin plumieribetin-like, giving the protein MNKNYLSMDEELRKGDYLLSNNGEYKAVFQGDGNFVVYGWKPVWASNTAGINDAQRLIMQGDCNLVMYTPQKPVWASGQTRSKVKTCRLTLGNDGILLIDNDFDEVWKSTKKN